The following are encoded in a window of Maridesulfovibrio ferrireducens genomic DNA:
- a CDS encoding response regulator, whose product MSESAKNTVLVVESSHTQVRIITEHIESLTPFDTITASSLDQVEEMLENNGEDIFIAVLNLNIKGAPDGEAVDYVLSRKIPCIVLTSTFDEKIRNRFIEKNVLDYFNKGNRTDLDEMVDLISRIHSNRDIKVVVAEDNGTARKIMCKLLERLNFNVFAAEDGAKALDIIRANPDVKLLLTDYEMPELDGFELVTEVRKTHYRDQLAILGVSAHDSGAITAKFLKRGANDFLKKPFEVEEFSWRVTNNINELERISSIKDAYSRDPLTGFGNLNTFIEQGREIFENYSNQERTPVLAAFNVDNMLEINSRFGWDAGAAALKKAAANLEQQSLGWLLSARWDGGFIVLAEDSEILKNDLVAAQAGFAKTAIGSVGERFKGTASFAVCKKGEKDLDITMSKVVAVLEKMQSIGVDSYRFV is encoded by the coding sequence ATGTCCGAGAGCGCAAAAAATACAGTACTCGTAGTAGAAAGTAGTCATACACAGGTTCGGATTATTACAGAACATATCGAGAGCCTTACTCCGTTTGATACAATAACAGCTTCTTCTCTTGATCAGGTTGAAGAGATGCTTGAAAATAACGGAGAGGACATTTTTATTGCTGTACTGAATCTGAATATTAAAGGAGCTCCAGACGGTGAGGCTGTAGATTATGTTCTTTCCCGTAAGATTCCCTGCATTGTCTTAACTTCAACTTTTGATGAGAAAATACGTAACCGGTTCATTGAAAAGAATGTGCTTGATTATTTCAACAAGGGGAATCGTACTGACCTTGACGAAATGGTGGATTTAATAAGCAGAATTCATTCTAACCGCGATATCAAAGTCGTTGTTGCTGAAGATAACGGCACAGCCAGAAAGATTATGTGCAAGCTTTTGGAACGTCTTAATTTTAATGTTTTTGCAGCTGAAGACGGAGCCAAAGCTCTGGATATTATTCGTGCTAATCCCGATGTTAAGCTTTTGCTGACCGATTATGAAATGCCGGAACTTGATGGATTTGAACTGGTCACCGAGGTTCGTAAAACTCATTACAGGGATCAACTCGCCATTCTCGGAGTTTCTGCTCATGATTCGGGCGCGATTACAGCCAAATTCCTCAAACGCGGGGCTAATGATTTTCTTAAAAAACCGTTTGAAGTCGAAGAATTTTCATGGCGTGTCACAAATAATATTAATGAGTTGGAACGCATCTCTTCAATCAAAGATGCTTATAGCCGTGATCCTTTGACTGGATTTGGCAACCTGAATACTTTTATAGAGCAGGGGCGCGAGATTTTTGAAAATTACAGCAATCAGGAACGTACTCCGGTTCTGGCTGCATTCAACGTGGATAATATGCTGGAAATTAATTCCAGATTCGGATGGGACGCAGGGGCTGCTGCTCTGAAAAAGGCTGCGGCTAATTTGGAGCAACAATCACTCGGCTGGCTGCTTTCCGCCCGTTGGGATGGCGGATTTATTGTTTTAGCTGAGGACTCCGAGATTTTGAAAAATGATCTTGTAGCCGCGCAGGCCGGATTTGCAAAAACTGCAATTGGTTCCGTGGGCGAACGCTTCAAGGGAACCGCGTCTTTTGCTGTTTGCAAAAAGGGTGAAAAAGATCTTGATATCACTATGTCTAAAGTTGTTGCAGTTCTTGAAAAAATGCAGAGTATCGGAGTGGATTCTTACCGCTTTGTGTAA